The Actinomyces wuliandei genome contains the following window.
TCGCCGCGGGCCTGGTGCCCGTGTCAGCCGTGTTGGTTGGTGAGGTGCCTACCGGGGCCTCCGAGGGCGTCGCTGCCGACATACTGACGGCCTCAGAGGCCGCAGCCGTAACCGGAAGGAGGAGCGCCTCGGGGGCGTGTCCGCCCGGTCTGTCATGGTCTCGGGGCGGGATACGTGCGGGCAGGGCCGGCCCCTCCTCTGCCCCTGCTGTCTCCCCGGGCGCAGGCTCGGGTCCGCCAGGCGCCCCCGTGCCCAGCACAGAGCGACGACGTACGCCGACGGACTCGCCGTAGGGCGTGCTCAGTACCGTCAGCCCACTGGCCGAGGTGCCTGCCTCGGTGCTGCGGGAGCTGGTGGAGAACGTGTCGTTGCTCATGGAATCCTTATGTCTTCGGAGCGCAGGCGCTGCCCACGGGGCGTGGCTGCGGCCTGTGCCTACGGGTAGGTAGCCGGTGCGTCCCTACAGAACGTGCTGACGCAAGATCCTCCACTATCACAGTCGTCCCGGGCTGATATGTCAACCAGCTGGAGCCCTTGATGCGCTGTGAGATGGTACATGACCTATGGCCTGGCTGACGGCGCTGCTGACCGAGTGCCGCCACCTGCTGCCCGGTCCCGCCTGTCCTGCCGCCGAGCCTCTGCCGGGTGCTGCGCGTCCCGTGCCGCTGCGGCCTCCCCGCTAGACTCGTGCCTATGTCTGCTATCTCGAAGGATGAGGTCGCTCGTGTCGCTGCACTGGCGCGCGTGGCTCTGACTGAGGAGGAGGTGGATCGTCTGGCTGGTGAGCTGGACGCGGTCGCCTCCTCCTTTGCCCGTGTCGCGAGCGTGGTGACTGCTGACCTGCCCGCTACCTCCCACCCTGTCCCGCTGACCAACGTCCTGCGGCAGGATGCTCCCGGGGCCGTCCTGGACGCCGAGGAGCTGCTTGCGGGAGCGCCGGCGGCTGAGGGCTCCCTGTTTCTTGTTCCACGGATCCTGGGGGAGGAGACGGCCTGAATGAGTGACATGACCTCCCTGCTCCGCTCCTCCGCCGCCACGCAGGCAGCTGCCCTGGCCTCTGGCGAGGTGTCCTCCCGGGAGCTGACTCAGGCGCACCTGGACAGGATAGACGCCGTTGACCACCTTCTCGGCGCGTTTCTCGACGTCAGCGCGGACAGGGCGCTGGCGGAGGCTGACGCCGCCGACGCGGCTCGCCGTGAGGGCGGGGAAGCTGCCGAGTTGGCGGGTGTCCCTGTGGCCGTCAAGGACCTTGTCTGCACCCGTGGTCAGGTCACGACCGCAGCCTCGGCGATCCTCCAGGGCTGGGTACCTCCCTATGACGCCACCCTGGTGCGGCGCGTCCGAGAGTCTCGGATGCCGGTACTGGGCAAGACGAACCTGGACGAGTTCGCCATGGGCGGCTCCACCGAGTACTCGGCCTTCGGCCGGACCGCCAATCCCTGGGACCTCGGCCGTATTCCGGGGGGCTCGTCCGGGGGCTCGGCCGCTGCCGTCGCTGCCTTCGAGGCACCGCTGGCAGTGGGGACCGATACGGGCGGCTCCATCCGCCAGCCTGCGGCAGTGACTGGCACGGTCGGCGTCAAGCCCACCTACGGGACCGTGTCACGCTACGGCGTCATCGCCATGGCCTCCTCCCTGGACACGCCGGGTCCGATGGCTCGTACCGTCCTGGACGCAGCCCTGCTGCACGACGTCATCGGCGCCTACGACCCGTTGGACTCCACCTCGCTGCCTGACGCTCCTCGGGGCATGGCTGCGGTTGTTCGCGCGGCGCAGGAGCGCCGTGACCTGACTGGCCTGCGGGTGGGGGTGGTTGCCGAGCTGGACGGGGGCGAAGGATACCACCCGGGGGTCGTGGACTCCTTCCACGCCGCCCTGGAGCTGCTCCGGGCCGCTGGTGCTGAGGTCTCTACCGTCTCCCTGCCGCACCTGGAGTACGCGCTTGACGCCTACTACCTGATCATGCCTGCGGAGGCCTCGTCAAACCTGGCCCGTTATGACGGGATGCGTTACGGGCTGCGTGTTGAGCCGTCGGAGGGGCCGGTGACGGCTGAGACGGTGATGGCGGCGACTCGGGGAGCGGGTTTTGGTGACGAGGTCAAGCGCCGGGTGGTCCTGGGGACGCACGTGCTGTCCGCCGGCTACTACGAGGCCTACTACGGTAGCGCCCAGAAGGTGCGCACACTCGTTCAGCGGGACTTTGCCTCTGCCTGGGAGGATTACGACGTCCTGGTCTCGCCCACCGCGCCGGTGACCGCCTACAAGTTCGGTGAGAAGGACGACCCGCTGGCGATGTACAAGCTGGACGTGACGACGATTCCTGCCAACCTGGCCGGAGTGCCCGCCATGAGCCTGCCCTCGGGGCTCAGTGATGACGGGCTGCCTGTGGGTTTCCAGCTCCTGGCACCTCAGCGGGCCGACAACCGCCTCTACCGCGCAGGGGCGGTCCTGGAGGCTGCGCTCGACGAGCGGCGTGGCGAGCCGCTGCTGTCCTGTGCTCCTGGGCTGGCCGAGGTGGCCGGGCAGTGACAGGGGAGTCAGGGACGGTAGGGCTGTCACGACGGACAAACCGATACTCACGACGCATTGAGGTGGACTGATGAGCGACCCGCTGATGGACTTTGACGAGGCCGTGCGCCGTTACGACCCGGTGCTGGGGCTGGAGGTGCATGTCGAGCTCGGTACTGAGACCAAGATGTTTGACGCCGCACCCAACGTCTTCGGTGCCCAGCCGAACACGATGGTGACTCCTACCTCGGTAGGGCTTCCCGGGGCGCTGCCCCAGGTCAACGGCCGGGGGGTGGAGTACGCGATCCGTATCGGGCTGGCCCTGGGATGCCAGATAGCCCGGTCCTGCCGATTCGCGAGAAAGAACTACTTCTACCCGGACCTGTCGAAGAACTTCCAGACCTCTCAGTCGGATGAGCCGATTGCCTACGACGGGGCGGTCGAGGTCGAGCTGGCGGACGGGACCTCCTTTACCGTTCCTGTCGAGCGGGCGCACATGGAGGAGGACGCGGGGAAGAACACCCATGTCGGTGGCGCGGACGGCCGGATCGAGGGTGCCCAATACTCCCTGGTGGACTACAACCGTGCAGGGGTGCCGCTGGTCGAGATCGTCACCCGCCCCATCGAGGGTGCCGGTGAGCGGGCGCCGGAGGTCGCGGCCGCCTACGTGCGCACGCTGCGCGACGTCTTCCGGGCGATAGGTGTTTCCAAGGCCCGGATGGAGCTGGGAAATGTGAGGGCAGACGTCAACGTCTCCTTACGAGAGTCTCCTGACGCCCCCCTGGGGGTGCGTACGGAGACCAAGAACGTCAACACCTTCCGTGGGATCGAGCAGTGTGTCCGCTATGAGATCCAGCGACAGGCGGCTGTTCTTGCGGCCGGAGGCCATGTGGTCCAGGAGACCCGGCACGGCCAGGCGGACGGGACGACGCGGGCGGGACGGGTCAAGTCTGACGCGGACGACTACCGTTACTTCCCTGAGCCGGATCTCGTTCCGGTGGTGCCGTCTCGCGAGTGGGTGGAGGAGATCCGTGCCAGTCTGCCGGAGATGCCGATGGTGCGGCGGCGTCGGCTCCGGGAGGAGTGGTCCCTCAGCGAGGCGGAGATGCGTGATGTGGTCAATGCTGGGGCAGTGGACCTGATCGAGGCCACGGTGCGGAGCGGGACAAGCGGGCAGGCCGCACGTAAGTGGTGGATGGGGGAGCTGTCTCGTGCCGCCAGGGAGAGGGAGAGCCCCTTGGAAGAGCTGCCGGTGACGCCGGGACAGGTCGCTCAGCTGCAGATGCTGGTTGACTCTGGGCGCCTGACCGACAAGCTGGCGCGGCAGGTCCTGGAAGGAGTCCTTGCCGGGGAAGGGGACCCGGAGGCAGTGGCGACGACCCGAGGGCTGAAGGTCGTCTCCGACGACTCTGCGCTGCTGGAGGTCGTGAACGCTGCATTGGAGGCACACCCTGATGTCGTGGAGAAGATACGGGGCGGAAAGGTCCAGGCTGCGGGTGCGATCGTCGGCGCAGTGATGAAGGCCACCAAGGGGCAGGCGGACGCAAGGCGAGTTCGTGAGCTGGTCATGGAGCGCGCTCAGGGCTGAGGGTGTCGGCTACCCGGTGGTTCCCTGTCCTAGGTGCCCGGCGTCCAGGGGGGACCCAGAGAACCACTGGGTAGCCAGAGGCTGCTGTCCGCGGCGAAGTAGCAGTAGCCGGAACGTCCGTTCCGTGGCAGGACCAGGTCGCGAGGCAGCCGACGTCGTCGCTGGCGTCTCACTATCTGGGTCTGCTTCCGACGTCCAGCTGTCAGGACGAGGGGAGTTGGGGATAGGGTCTGAGACGACCCCTATCGCATGGATCTCTGCTGGAGGAACATACATGGTTCAGCCTAGCCCTAGTTACACCGTCGCCCTGCACCTCAAGGTTCCCGCGTCCCAGAAGGCTGTGGCCCGGCTGGTGGACACCGCCACTGCCACCGGAGCTGTCGTGACCGGTGTGGACGTTGCAGAGGCGGGTGCCGATACGCTGACTGTAGATCTGACTGCGGACACCCGAGACTCCAGGCACCGTGGTGACCTGGTTTCCAGGCTTGACGAGCTTGACGGCGTCGTCGTCGAGACTGTCGGGGACTCTACCTTCCTGGCCCACGTCGGCGGTAAGATTGAGGTAGTGGGGACGTACCCGATCCATAACCGTCGTGACCTTGCGCGCGTGTACACCCCTGGCGTCGCCCGGGTCTGCAAGGCTATCTACGACCACCCGGAGCGCGCCCGAAAGCTCACAATCAAAAAGAATACCGTTGCGGTGGTGACAGACGGTACTGCCGTGCTTGGAATGGGTGATATCGGCCCGTCCGCCGCCATGCCGGTCATGGAGGGCAAGGCTGTGCTGTTCAAGCAGTTTGGAAACGTTGACGCGTGGCCGGTCGCTCTGGACACCAAGGACCCGGAGGAGATCATCTCCATAGTCAAGGCCATTGCACCTGCCTACGGTGGCATCAACCTGGAAGATATTGCGGCCCCCAAGTGCTTCGACATTGAGGAGCGCCTGCGGGAAGAACTTGATATTCCGGTGTTCCACGACGATCAGCACGGGACCGCGATCGTGACCCTGGCTGCGCTGATCAACGCGCTGAAGGTCGTGGGGAAGAAGATTGAGGATGTCCGTATCGTCCTGTCGGGCGTCGGTGCGGCCGGGAACGCCATCGCCAAGTTGCTCATGGCTCACGGGGCCACAGATATCGTGGGGTACGGACGTACCGGAGCGTTGTCGGCGCATGATACTGACGGAATGAACCAGCACCGCAGGTGGCTGGCAGAGAACACGAATCCGCGTCGGGTCACAGGAACCCTCAAGGAGGGCCTGGTTGGTGCTGACGTATTCATTGGGGTGTCGTCGGGGAACCTTCTCGAGCCCGAGGACCTTTCTGTTATGGCTGAGGACGCCATTGTGTTCGCGATGGCCAACCCTACTCCGGAGGTTGATCCCATCGGCGCTGCCAACTATGCGGCTGTCGTGGCAACCGGACGTTCGGACTTCCCCAATCAGATCAATAACGTCCTAGCATTTCCCGGACTGTTCCGCGGGCTGCTGGACACGGGAATCACGGAGATTACTACCAACTTGCTTCGTGCCGCTGCGACGGGTATCGCCTCCGTTGTGGACACTGATGAGATCAGCCCTGTATACATTATACCTGGGGCGTTTGACACGCATGTCGCTGAGGCTGTTGCCAGTGCTGTGCGGCGGTTTGCCGAGGAGAAGTAGCGGCCACGTTCTCGGTGCGGCTCGATCGAGCTGTGGCAAGGGCGTTCGGCGGGCTGCGGGGTCTGAGGCATGCGGGGCCGCGTCTGCGGTGCGACGCCTGCTGGCGCCACCCAGCTGTATAGGTCCCCCGGGGTGGTCCCACGTGGTTTCGGCGGACTGCGTCCTGCCCTGTCCTGACTCTTCTCCCGTCGGCGGTCTCGTGTGCCTGGAGTACGTGAGACCGCGTTCGGCTCCCCGGAGACTTCGACGCCATGTACCCACGCCCCGGCCGTACGCGAGGTCGCCTATGCCCATACCCCACGCCCCGGCCGTACGTGAGGTCGCGGTCGGGGCGCGTGCTCAAGGTGCCCGGTCTGCTGTCCCCTTGTCTCCCTGCCGCATCCGTGCTCGCTCCCGCAGCATGCAGTTCCCGGACCGGCACCCGGGGTCGCACGGTTGCTTGTGCGTCGCCGGACTCCTGTGCCTTGTGGCAGGCGCTCCGGGTCGCAGGATCGTCAGGGGCGTCAAACAAGAGGCGCGAATCACCTTGCATCCTGTTGACGCACGTAGCGTGACTCAACTACGCTACTCGGGTTGCTCTTGCTGGGTTGTGCTGCTGCTGGTGTGGTGGTGTGGCTGGCTTGTGGGTGTGTTGGTTTGAGATCTCGATAGTGTGTCTTGTTTTCTTTTATGCCTGTGTGGGTGGGGCTGTTGTGGTCTGCTGCGCGTGTGTGTGTGGTGGGCTGTGGTGGTTCTGCCTGGTTTGTTGTGCTGCGTGTGGGGCTGCCTGTGTGGGTGGTCGTGCGCGTGGTTGTTCTTGTTTTTTTTGGAGAGTTTGATCCTGGCTCAGGACGAACGCTGGCGGCGTGCCTAACACATGCAAGTCGTACGGGCTGCGCCTGCTTTTTTGGTGGGTGTGGTCAGTGGCGAACGGGTGAGTAACACGTGAGCAACCTGCCCTCCTCTCCTGGATAACCTCATGAAAGTGGGGCTAATACGGGGTGTGCTCGTGCTGGTCGCATGGCTGGTGCGGGATAGGGCCTGCCTTGGGTGGGTCTGGTGGGGGATGGGCTCGCGGCCTATCAGCTTGTTGGTGGGGTGAGGGCCTACCAAGGCGGTGACGGGTAGCCGGCCTGAGAGGGTGGGCGGCCACACTGGGACTGAGACACGGCCCAGACTCCTGCGGGAGGCAGCAGTGGGGGATATTGCACAATGGGCGCAAGCCTGATGCAGCGACGCCGCGTGAGGGACGGAGGCCTTCGGGTCGTGAACCTCTTTCGCCAGCGGAGAAGGTCCTGCCCGTGTGGTGGGGCTGACGGTAGCTGGGTAAGAAGCGCCGGCTAACTACGTGCCAGCAGCCGCGGTAATACGTAGGGCGCTAGCGTTGTCCGGAGTTACTGGGCGTAAAGGGCTTGTAGGCGGCTGGTCGCGCCTGCCGTGAAATGCCCCGGCTCAACCGGGGGAGTGCGGTGGGTACGGGCCGGCTTGAGTGCGGTAGGGGAGGCCGGAACTCCTGGTGTAGCGGTGGAATGCGCAGATATCAGGAGGAACACCGGTGGCGAAGGCGGGTCTCTGGGCCGTTACTGACGCTGAGGAGCGAAAGCGTGGGGAGCGAACAGGATTAGATACCCTGGTAGTCCACGCCGTAAACGTTGGGCACTAGGTGTGGGGGCTCTTTTCCGGGGCGCCCGCGCCGCAGCTAACGCATTAAGTGCCCCGCCTGGGGAGTACGGCCGCAAGGCTAAAACTCAAAGGAATTGACGGGGGCCCGCACAAGCGGCGGAGCATGCGGATTAATTCGATGCAACGCGAAGAACCTTACCAGGGCTTGACATGTGGGTGCGGGCCGCGGAGACGTGGTCTTCTCCTGCCCCGCTTTTTTGGTGGGGTGGGGGGTGCCCTCACAGGTGGTGCATGGTTGTCGTCAGCTCGTGTCGTGAGATGTTGGGTTAAGTCCCGCAACGAGCGCAACCCCTGTCCCGTGTTGCCAGCACGTGGTGGTGGGGACTCTCGGGAGACTGCCGGGGTCAACTCGGAGGAGGGTGGGGACGACGTCAAATCATCATGCCCCTTATGTCCTGGGCTTCACGCATGCTACAATGGCCGGTACAGAGGGCTGCGGTGCCGTGAGGCGGAGCGAATCCCTTAAAGCCGGTCTCAGTTCGGATCGGTGTCTGCAACTCGACACCGTGAAGCCGGAGTCGCTAGTAATCGCAGATCAGCACTGCTGCGGTGAATACGTTCTCGGGCCTTGTACACACCGCCCGTCACGTCATGAAAGCCGGTGACGCCCGAAGCCCGTGGCCCTACGGGGAGCGGTCGAAGGCGGGGCTGGTGATTGGGACGAAGTCGTAACAAGGTAGCCGTACCGGAAGGTGCGGCTGGATCACCTCCTTTCTAGGGAGTTGTGGTGGCTGCCTGCTGGGTGCCTGGTCCTGGGCCTGTGGTGGTCTGGGGGTGGCTGGTGGGTGGTCCGTGCGGGTGTGGGAGGGGACGGCTGCTGTCCTGGTCCTTGTTGTTGGGGGCTGGGGGTGGTGGTTGCTGCTGGCTGCTGGGGCCTCGTGCTGTGGTGCGGGGTGCTGGGGTGGTGGCGGGGCACGCTGTCGGGTTCTGGGGCCTGTGCGTCCTGGTGGCCTGGTCCTGGCTGGTGCGCGCGTGCGCGTGTGGTGGCTGGGGCGTGGGTGGGGTGGTTGTGAACTGTATAGCGGGCGCGAGCGTCGGGCTGCCGTGCTGTGCCTCCTGGTTGTTCCCCTGGCGTTGTTTGTTGGGGGTTCGTGGTCCTTGGGTGGGCCGGTGGGGGGCTGGTGTGGTGGCCTGTCGTGGTGTTGATTTTCGCCGCCCGCGCGCGCGTGTCCTGGCTGGCCTGGGTGGTTCCTGGGTGGTGGGGCGTGTGGGTGCGGGTGGTGTGGTGTGTTCTTTGTGTGCTGTGTTGTGGTGTGCTTGTTTGTGTGGGCGCTCGGTGGATGCCTTGGCACCAGGGGCCGATGAAGGACGTGGTGGCCTGCGATAAGCCTCGGGGAGCCGGCTGGCGGGCTGTGATCCGGGGGTTTCCGAATGGGGGGACCTGGCACGAGCTGTGTCGTGCCACCCGTGGCCGGGGCGTGTGCCCGGGTCGTGGGGGGTGACGCGGGGAAGTGAAACATCTCAGTACCCGCAGGAGAGGATATTCCGTGAGTAGTGGCGAGCGAAAGCGGAGGAGGGCCAAACCGTGCGCGTGCGTGGACCCGGCAGGGGCTGCGCGTGCGGGGTTGTGGGGCCTGGCCGTGGCTCTTCTGCCGGAGGGCCGCGTGGTGCTCGTGCTGGCAGCCGAGTCCTCTGGGAAGGGGAGGCGTAGAGGGTGAGACCCCCGTAGGTGAAGCCGGCTGGGCGCGCGTGGGCTGGGTTCCCGTGGTAGCACGGGGTCCGTGGAGTCCTGTGTGAGTCTGCCAAGACCGCTTGGCTGCCTGAATACCTCCTGGTGACCGATAGCGGAGCAGTACCGTGAGGGAATGGTGAAAAGTACCCCGGGAGGGGAGTGAAAGAGTACCTGAAACCGGGCGCCTGCGAGCCGTCAGAGCCTCCTGCCGGTGTGGTGGGGGGTGGTGGCGTGCCTTTTGAAGAATGAGCCTGCGAGTCAGTGGCGTGTCGCGAGGTTAACCCGTGGGGGGCAGCCGTAGCGAGAGCGAGTCCTGTCAGGGGCGGTTCAGTGGCGCGTCGTGGACCCGAAGCGGGGTGATCTACCCATGGCCAGGCTGAGGCGCGTGTAAGAGCGCGTGGAGGGCCGCACCCACCTGGGTTGAAAACCGGGGGGATGAGCTGTGGGTAGGGGTGAAAGGCCAATCAGACTCCGTGATAGCTGGTTCTCCCCGAAATGCATTTTGGTGCAGCGTCGCGTGGTTCCCGGCGGAGGTAGAGCGACTGGGTGGCTGATGGGCCCCACAGGGTTACTGAGGTCAGCCAAACTCCGAATGCCGTCGGGGTGGAGCGTGGCAGTGAGACCGCGGGGGATAAGCTCCGTGGTCGAGAGGGAAACAGCCCGGACCGCCGGCTAAGGCCCCTAAGCGCGCGCTAAGTGGGAAAGGATGTGCGGCCGCGCAGACAACCAGGAGGTTGGCTTAGAAGCAGCCATCCTCGAAGGAGTGCGTAACAGCTCACTGGTCAAGTGGTCGTGCGCCGACAATGTAGCGGGGCTCAAGCGCGCCGCCGAAGCCGCGGGCCCGTCGCGTGTCCCTGGCTGTCCTGCCTGTGGGTGGGGTGGTCCCAAGGGGTGGCGGGTGGTAGGGGAGCGTCCCGCACGGGGTGAAGCCCCGGGGTGACCCAGGGGTGGACGGTGCGGGAGTGAGGATGCAGGCATGAGTAGCGATACTAGGGTGGGAAGCCCTAGCGCCGAATGACCAAGGGTTCCAGGGCCAGGCTAGTCCGCCCTGGGTGAGTCGGGGCCTAAGGCGAGGCCGACAGGCGTAGTCGATGGATGACGGGTTGACATTCCCGTACCGGCTGGGTACCGACCGTGCTGACGCGCGGGTGCTGACCTGTCCTCGTGGTGGTCTCCTGGCGGCCTGTGGCCGTGGGGGGGCCTGGGGGCGGGGACCCTCCGTGCTGGTAGGCAAGCGTGTTAACAGGGGTGACGCACAGTGGTAGCCTCCGCGGGCCTGATGGCTTGGCCCGTCCAAGCGCGCAGCCTGTCCCCCAGGCAAATCCGGGGGGCGGTCCTCCTGCCCGTTTGGGGTGGGGGGGCGGTGGTGAGGCGTGATGGTGACCCTGCCCGGTGGGGTGGGGGAAGCAGGGTGATCCTGGGGTGCCGAGAAAAGCCTCGACGCGATGGTGCCGGCCGCCCGTACCCTATACCGACACAGGTGGTCGGGCAGAGCATGCCTAGGCGCACGAGTGATTCATGGTCAAGGAACTCGGCAAAGTGCCCCCGTAACCTCGGGAGAAGGGGGGCCCGGGCCCTGAGGCCCCGCGCGGGCTAGGGGTGAGGGCCGCAGAGACCAGGGAGAAGCGACTGTTTACTAAAAACACAGGTCCGTGCGAAGCCGCAAGGCGAGGTATACGGACTGACGCCTGCCCGGTGCTGGAAGGTCAAGAGGAGCCCTCAGCCCCCTCATCGTGTGGGGGTGAAGGGGCGAGTCCAAGCCCCAGTGAACGGCGGTGGTAACTATAACCATCCTAAGGTAGCGAAATTCCTTGTCGGGTAAGTTCCGACCTGCACGAATGGCGTAACGACTTCTCCGCTGTCTCGACCATGAGCTCGGCGAAATTGCACTACGAGTAAAGATGCTCGTTTCGCGCAGAAGGACGGAAAGACCCCGGGACCTTTACTGCAGCTTGGTATTGGCGCCCGCCCCGGCCTGTGCAGGATAGGTGGGAGGCTGTGACCCCCGCGCGCCAGCGTGGTGGTGAGCCGTTGTTGGGATACCACCCTGGCCGTGGCGTGCGCCTGAACCTCGGTCCGTGACCCGGGCCAGGGACAGTGCCTGGTGGGTAGTTTAACTGGGGCGGTTGCCTCCTAAAGGGTAACGGAGGCGCTCAAGGGTCCCCTCAGCCTGGTCGGCAACCAGGTGGTGAGTGCAAGCGCACAAGGGGGCCTGACTGCGAGACCGACGGGTCGGGCAGGTACGAAAGTAGGAGCTAGTGATCCGGCGGCCCCGTGCGGGTGGGCCGTCGCTCAACGGATAAAAGGTACCCCGGGGATAACAGGCTGATCCTGCCCAAGAGTCCATATCGACGGCATGGTTTGGCACCTCGATGTCGGCTCGTCGCATCCTGGGGCTGGAGCAGGTCCCAAGGGTTGGGCTGTTCGCCCATTAAAGCGGTACGCGAGCTGGGTTTAGAACGTCGTGAGACAGTTCGGTCCCTATCCTCTGCGCGCGCAGGAGACCTGAGAGGGCCTGTCCCTAGTACGAGAGGACCGGGACGGACGAACCTCTGGTGTGCCAGTTGTCCCGCCAGGGGCACGGCTGGTTGGCCACGTTCGGGACGGGTAACCGCTGAAGGCATCTAAGCGGGAAACCAGCCTCAAGACGAGGTCTCCACCACCTTGCGGGGTGGGAAGGCCCCCAGCAGACCACTGGGTGGATAGGCCGGAGGTGGAAGCGGGGTGACCCGTGGAGCCGACCGGTACTAACAGGCCGACACAAGCACCCACACGCGCAGCCTCACGTGCTGGTGCGCCAGCCAGGAGCACGCACTGGTGCCACCACGACGACAGACCCCCCCCCACTGTGGGGGGCGCGCCCGCTGTACGGTCCATGACCACCCCACCCCACCACCCCCCTCACACACACAGAGGGGTGGGTGGGTGGCTGCCAGGCACCCACCCACCCCCCAGAAGGGGGGGGTTGGGGGTCCCGGACCACGTCTCGGTGGTCACAGCGGCAGGGTCACGCCCGGTCCCATCCCGAACCCGGAAGCTAAGCCTGCCAGCGCCGATGGTACTGTCCCCGCCAGGGGACGGGAGAGCAGGACACCACCGAGCACACACCACACCCCACCCCCCGCACAGAAGCAAGACAGGCGGGGGGTGGGGGCAGCCCACACCCCACCCACAACACACCCAGGACGGGCCCAAAGAGGGGCAGGGAAGGAACAAGAAAAAAAAAGGGGGGGTGGGCCCCTGGCGGCCAGGGTCGGCCGCGCGGGGCCCACGAGCACCAGGGCGGGCAAGACCACTGCCCTGGCCGGCTTGCGGACCAGCCGACGACGACCGGTGCCCCTGACAACGCTGGTGGCCCTGGGCCGGCTCAGGACACCACCACACTGGGCCTGCCGACACGCTGGGCCTGCCGACACGGCGTGCCACCACCGACCTGCCCCCCCCCCGGGGGGGGCGGCAGAACCAACGCGAAGGACACAGCCGCGCTTGAGCACGCTGACCGGTTGCTTTGACCCGGACCCCGGCACCACCCACACACGCCCACCACGCCCAGGCCCACCACGCTCAGATCCACGACCCCAGCAGCATGTGCCACCGCCAGAACTCGTAGGACACCACCCACCCCACCCACACAGGCCACCAAACCACCGTCCTGCAGCAGGACAGTGGCGCCCGGACCTCCAGAAGGACGACGCACGCAGAGGACCGACAATCCCAGGTCCTTTGAACATCCCATTCCTGCAATTTAGAAGCAAACTCGGCACGAGGTAGATAAACGACCGCTAGCGGCACGCGCCTCGCAGAGCGGAGGGACTAGTTTCGCTACATTCCTCCGAGTATCTGTGCAATGAAGATCTTGAGGATCATGGCAACGGGATAGACCATGGCATAACCCAGTGCGACGCGCGGGTCGGCGCCGGTGCGTTCGTTGGCGAAAGCAAGGACGGCAGGCTGGGTCTGCGCGCCGCCTAGGAGGCCGGACAGGCGTGTACCACCCATCCTGACGAGCCAGCGCATCGAAGCGTACAGGCCACCTCCTGCGATCGTGGTCATGACAAACCCTGTTACCAGGATCCTCCA
Protein-coding sequences here:
- the gatC gene encoding Asp-tRNA(Asn)/Glu-tRNA(Gln) amidotransferase subunit GatC, with amino-acid sequence MSAISKDEVARVAALARVALTEEEVDRLAGELDAVASSFARVASVVTADLPATSHPVPLTNVLRQDAPGAVLDAEELLAGAPAAEGSLFLVPRILGEETA
- the gatA gene encoding Asp-tRNA(Asn)/Glu-tRNA(Gln) amidotransferase subunit GatA — translated: MTSLLRSSAATQAAALASGEVSSRELTQAHLDRIDAVDHLLGAFLDVSADRALAEADAADAARREGGEAAELAGVPVAVKDLVCTRGQVTTAASAILQGWVPPYDATLVRRVRESRMPVLGKTNLDEFAMGGSTEYSAFGRTANPWDLGRIPGGSSGGSAAAVAAFEAPLAVGTDTGGSIRQPAAVTGTVGVKPTYGTVSRYGVIAMASSLDTPGPMARTVLDAALLHDVIGAYDPLDSTSLPDAPRGMAAVVRAAQERRDLTGLRVGVVAELDGGEGYHPGVVDSFHAALELLRAAGAEVSTVSLPHLEYALDAYYLIMPAEASSNLARYDGMRYGLRVEPSEGPVTAETVMAATRGAGFGDEVKRRVVLGTHVLSAGYYEAYYGSAQKVRTLVQRDFASAWEDYDVLVSPTAPVTAYKFGEKDDPLAMYKLDVTTIPANLAGVPAMSLPSGLSDDGLPVGFQLLAPQRADNRLYRAGAVLEAALDERRGEPLLSCAPGLAEVAGQ
- the gatB gene encoding Asp-tRNA(Asn)/Glu-tRNA(Gln) amidotransferase subunit GatB, translated to MSDPLMDFDEAVRRYDPVLGLEVHVELGTETKMFDAAPNVFGAQPNTMVTPTSVGLPGALPQVNGRGVEYAIRIGLALGCQIARSCRFARKNYFYPDLSKNFQTSQSDEPIAYDGAVEVELADGTSFTVPVERAHMEEDAGKNTHVGGADGRIEGAQYSLVDYNRAGVPLVEIVTRPIEGAGERAPEVAAAYVRTLRDVFRAIGVSKARMELGNVRADVNVSLRESPDAPLGVRTETKNVNTFRGIEQCVRYEIQRQAAVLAAGGHVVQETRHGQADGTTRAGRVKSDADDYRYFPEPDLVPVVPSREWVEEIRASLPEMPMVRRRRLREEWSLSEAEMRDVVNAGAVDLIEATVRSGTSGQAARKWWMGELSRAARERESPLEELPVTPGQVAQLQMLVDSGRLTDKLARQVLEGVLAGEGDPEAVATTRGLKVVSDDSALLEVVNAALEAHPDVVEKIRGGKVQAAGAIVGAVMKATKGQADARRVRELVMERAQG
- a CDS encoding NAD(P)-dependent malic enzyme; its protein translation is MVQPSPSYTVALHLKVPASQKAVARLVDTATATGAVVTGVDVAEAGADTLTVDLTADTRDSRHRGDLVSRLDELDGVVVETVGDSTFLAHVGGKIEVVGTYPIHNRRDLARVYTPGVARVCKAIYDHPERARKLTIKKNTVAVVTDGTAVLGMGDIGPSAAMPVMEGKAVLFKQFGNVDAWPVALDTKDPEEIISIVKAIAPAYGGINLEDIAAPKCFDIEERLREELDIPVFHDDQHGTAIVTLAALINALKVVGKKIEDVRIVLSGVGAAGNAIAKLLMAHGATDIVGYGRTGALSAHDTDGMNQHRRWLAENTNPRRVTGTLKEGLVGADVFIGVSSGNLLEPEDLSVMAEDAIVFAMANPTPEVDPIGAANYAAVVATGRSDFPNQINNVLAFPGLFRGLLDTGITEITTNLLRAAATGIASVVDTDEISPVYIIPGAFDTHVAEAVASAVRRFAEEK